A part of Hydrogenobacter sp. T-8 genomic DNA contains:
- a CDS encoding HI0074 family nucleotidyltransferase substrate-binding subunit encodes MVRDSAIQRFEFTFDLAWKSLKLYLEEVERLECRSPKGCLRLAFSVGLIDNDSYWLQICDYRNLTSQTYDEELADKIYEELPKVLEYFKRLYGLIS; translated from the coding sequence GTGGTTAGAGATTCCGCCATACAGAGGTTTGAATTTACCTTTGACCTTGCGTGGAAAAGCCTTAAGTTATACCTTGAAGAGGTGGAAAGGCTTGAATGCAGGTCTCCAAAGGGATGCCTAAGGCTTGCCTTTTCTGTTGGTCTAATAGATAACGACTCCTATTGGCTTCAGATATGCGACTATAGAAACCTTACCTCCCAAACCTACGATGAAGAGTTAGCGGATAAAATATACGAAGAACTACCAAAGGTGTTAGAATACTTTAAAAGGCTTTACGGACTGATATCATGA
- a CDS encoding RNA-guided endonuclease InsQ/TnpB family protein, which produces MYRAIEVSCPTTKRKRTLIAHVLKLYRKTAQLVANFQWFLFFKTGSFSRKANIKHLNCPLSERFKSTIQYHVVVPTLESFIANVQKRFKEIVLSSTLPEKTKRVLLYLNSREEWLIPKSEKALWIDKDKNKHEYEIVKEERLLAKKIFKHILKSWKKPSFKGISMLLDSKCALLERPKKAKAFDLWIRLSTHEKRKPIYLPVKLHEYFEERGGKLTSMVQIAEDGKLRLVKEIERKEIAFSGEVALDFGMECFLVSDRGDLFGRKFYSKVREYADKIDRIQREMQRRGKKPTESRRYLRLQHRLSEYVKNEVRRVINRVIELYRPRRLVLEDLRGFLKRVINNFPKAIKRVLIRFGLGEIKKKLEEVREEYGIEVVYVAPAYSSQACSNCGYVDKDNRKTRSEFECKLCNRKLHADVNASRNLLSRAKWSLHLHRMEQALTKQVEVFIKNLFSERFKCLWSKVLGLIERNPYFQSVPKPEAWINVHKRDICPY; this is translated from the coding sequence ATGTATAGGGCTATTGAAGTCTCATGCCCTACCACAAAAAGAAAAAGAACCCTTATAGCTCATGTCCTAAAGCTATACAGAAAAACCGCACAGCTTGTGGCAAACTTCCAGTGGTTTCTTTTCTTCAAAACTGGCTCTTTCTCCAGAAAAGCCAACATAAAACACTTAAACTGCCCACTTTCAGAAAGGTTCAAGTCCACTATACAATACCATGTGGTAGTCCCTACACTGGAAAGTTTTATTGCCAATGTCCAAAAAAGGTTCAAAGAGATAGTCCTTAGCTCTACTCTTCCTGAAAAGACAAAAAGAGTTCTCCTTTATCTCAACTCCAGAGAGGAATGGCTTATTCCAAAAAGTGAGAAAGCCCTGTGGATAGATAAAGACAAAAACAAGCATGAGTATGAGATAGTCAAGGAAGAAAGACTGCTTGCTAAGAAGATATTCAAGCATATTCTCAAAAGCTGGAAAAAGCCAAGTTTTAAAGGTATCTCTATGCTTTTAGACAGCAAGTGTGCCTTGCTGGAAAGACCAAAGAAAGCAAAAGCCTTTGACCTCTGGATAAGACTGTCAACTCATGAAAAGAGAAAGCCTATATATCTGCCTGTGAAACTTCATGAGTATTTTGAGGAAAGAGGTGGAAAGCTAACAAGCATGGTTCAGATAGCGGAGGATGGCAAACTAAGGCTTGTGAAGGAGATAGAGAGAAAGGAGATAGCTTTCAGTGGAGAGGTAGCTCTTGACTTTGGCATGGAGTGTTTTCTTGTTTCAGACAGAGGAGACCTCTTTGGCAGGAAGTTTTACAGCAAGGTCAGGGAATATGCGGATAAGATAGACAGAATTCAAAGGGAGATGCAAAGGAGAGGAAAAAAGCCAACAGAGAGCAGAAGGTATTTAAGACTTCAACACAGGCTAAGTGAGTATGTGAAGAATGAGGTAAGGAGGGTAATAAACAGGGTTATAGAGTTATACAGACCACGAAGGCTTGTGCTTGAGGACTTAAGAGGATTTTTGAAGAGGGTAATTAACAATTTTCCAAAGGCTATAAAGAGGGTGCTTATAAGGTTTGGGCTTGGGGAGATAAAGAAGAAGTTAGAGGAAGTGAGAGAGGAATATGGCATAGAGGTGGTGTATGTTGCTCCTGCCTATAGTTCACAAGCATGCAGTAATTGTGGGTATGTAGACAAAGACAACAGGAAGACAAGGAGTGAGTTTGAGTGTAAGCTATGCAATAGAAAGCTCCATGCGGATGTGAATGCAAGCAGAAATCTACTTAGCCGTGCTAAGTGGAGCTTGCATTTACACCGTATGGAGCAAGCCCTCACTAAGCAAGTGGAGGTTTTCATAAAAAACTTGTTTAGTGAGCGGTTTAAGTGCCTCTGGAGTAAGGTACTGGGATTGATTGAAAGAAATCCATACTTTCAATCAGTCCCTAAACCCGAGGCGTGGATAAATGTCCACAAAAGGGATATTTGTCCATACTAA
- a CDS encoding thiamine pyrophosphate-dependent enzyme — MSQTLAEKFYYLMKLGREFEIRCKEEYLKGNISGFLHLAIGEEAVHVGAVVGFGKGDLFCPYREHVLALARGIDPKLIMAELFGKATGVSKGKGGSMHLYEPKMDFYGGNAIVAAHLPHAVGAAYARKLMGEKAGVLCIFGDGATNNGTFFEAINMANLWEVPVLFLCENNYYAIGTHVSRSSALKDIYLKARDYMPAEVVDGMDVFAVYEAVVRAKQYIEEYGKPYFIEAHTYRFEGHSMADKGDYRSPRELEMFRKRDPIDLLLKKAYKEGWLTEEQVRLIDQKVEAVVEGAVEFALSSPEPSEEELYTDLYCGVCSDVIP; from the coding sequence ATGAGCCAGACGCTGGCAGAAAAGTTTTACTACCTTATGAAGTTAGGGAGGGAATTTGAGATAAGGTGCAAGGAAGAATACTTAAAGGGAAATATATCTGGCTTTTTACACCTTGCCATAGGTGAAGAGGCGGTGCATGTGGGTGCTGTGGTAGGCTTTGGAAAGGGAGACCTCTTCTGTCCCTATAGGGAGCATGTGCTGGCTTTGGCAAGAGGCATAGACCCAAAGCTCATTATGGCGGAGCTTTTTGGAAAGGCTACGGGCGTTTCAAAGGGAAAGGGAGGTTCTATGCATCTTTATGAGCCAAAAATGGACTTTTACGGTGGCAACGCCATAGTGGCAGCACACCTTCCTCATGCGGTAGGCGCAGCCTATGCCAGAAAGCTCATGGGTGAAAAAGCTGGAGTTCTTTGCATCTTTGGTGATGGTGCAACCAACAACGGCACCTTCTTTGAAGCCATAAACATGGCGAACCTTTGGGAAGTGCCAGTGCTATTTCTGTGCGAAAACAACTACTACGCCATAGGCACGCATGTGAGCAGGTCTTCTGCACTGAAGGACATTTATCTCAAGGCAAGGGACTACATGCCAGCGGAGGTTGTGGACGGTATGGATGTCTTTGCGGTCTACGAAGCAGTAGTTAGAGCCAAGCAGTACATAGAAGAATACGGAAAGCCTTACTTTATTGAGGCACATACCTATCGTTTTGAAGGGCACTCCATGGCGGACAAGGGAGACTACAGGTCTCCGAGAGAGTTGGAGATGTTTCGCAAAAGAGACCCCATAGACCTTTTGCTTAAAAAAGCCTATAAAGAAGGTTGGCTCACAGAGGAACAGGTAAGGCTCATAGACCAAAAGGTGGAGGCAGTGGTTGAAGGAGCTGTGGAGTTTGCCCTGAGCTCTCCAGAACCCTCTGAAGAGGAGCTATACACAGACCTATACTGTGGGGTATGCTCTGATGTTATACCGTGA